AGGGGCGATCAGAGACTAAGGCATCAAATACATCACATAATCCAACGATACGACCTGAAAGAGGGATCTCTCTATTTTGCAATCCCTGTAGATATCCAGAGCCATCCCATCTTTCATGATGCGTTAATGCTATAACTTGAGCCATATGCAGGTATTTATTATTGTTATGATCGGACAGTATCTTTCCGCCGATGCTCG
This genomic stretch from Spirochaetota bacterium harbors:
- a CDS encoding HD domain-containing phosphohydrolase encodes the protein SIGGKILSDHNNNKYLHMAQVIALTHHERWDGSGYLQGLQNREIPLSGRIVGLCDVFDALVSDRPYKEAWLIEDAIAEIESRSGTHFDPYLVELFHKIIDEILEIRDRFCDSSSSLKYIS